The Staphylococcus sp. KG4-3 genome has a window encoding:
- a CDS encoding YitT family protein, translating into MLDFINKHYRNIIFCLIGTLINAIGVNCFLLGSNLGDGGTVGISLSLLYAFGLSPAWTSLIINTIVVFIGWKFLSKTVAVYTVISNTALSFFLHLTENINLGIDNFVINSVFGGAIIGVGAGLVISTGSTLGGTSVIAKIVNKYSEIKTSQGIFILDALVVLSFLMVLPLENVLFTIIMLFVTERATAFIIEGFNPKKAVTVISNKSETISDKINAFTGRGSTILTGKGGYGKNETHMLYVVVPQSQVTRVKKLVNEEDENAFLVIHDVRDVLGSTFINMS; encoded by the coding sequence ATGTTAGATTTTATTAATAAGCATTATAGAAATATTATATTCTGTTTAATTGGTACATTGATAAACGCAATAGGAGTGAATTGTTTTTTACTTGGTTCTAACCTTGGCGATGGCGGGACTGTTGGTATATCCCTTTCTTTGCTGTATGCCTTTGGTTTATCTCCTGCATGGACGTCTCTAATTATAAATACTATTGTTGTGTTTATTGGTTGGAAATTTTTAAGTAAAACGGTTGCTGTTTATACGGTAATCTCAAACACTGCTCTGTCTTTCTTTTTACATTTAACTGAAAATATTAATCTCGGCATCGATAATTTTGTTATTAATTCTGTCTTTGGGGGCGCTATTATCGGTGTTGGTGCTGGTTTAGTTATCTCAACAGGCAGCACACTTGGTGGGACATCTGTAATTGCTAAAATAGTAAATAAATATTCAGAAATTAAAACATCACAAGGTATTTTTATACTTGATGCATTAGTGGTACTTTCTTTTTTGATGGTATTACCGTTAGAAAATGTCTTGTTTACAATCATTATGTTATTTGTTACTGAAAGAGCAACAGCATTTATAATTGAAGGATTTAATCCTAAAAAAGCAGTTACTGTAATTTCAAATAAAAGTGAAACAATTAGTGATAAAATAAACGCTTTTACAGGTAGAGGTTCAACAATTCTTACTGGTAAAGGCGGGTATGGTAAAAATGAAACACATATGCTTTATGTCGTCGTCCCACAGTCACAAGTGACAAGAGTGAAAAAATTGGTGAATGAAGAAGATGAAAATGCCTTTTTAGTAATCCACGACGTACGAGATGTTTTAGGGAGCACTTTTATTAATATGAGTTAA
- the clpP gene encoding ATP-dependent Clp endopeptidase proteolytic subunit ClpP, protein MNLIPTVIETTNRGERAYDIYSRLLKDRIIMLGSQIDDNVANSIVSQLLFLQAQDAEKDIYLYINSPGGSVTAGFAIYDTIQHIKPDVQTICIGMAASMGSFLLAAGAKGKRFALPNAEVMIHQPLGGAQGQATEIEIAANHILKTRAKLNQILAERTGQSIEKIEKDTDRDNFLSAEEAKEYGLVDQVMVPES, encoded by the coding sequence ATGAATTTAATACCTACAGTAATTGAAACAACAAACCGTGGGGAACGTGCCTATGACATTTACTCACGTTTATTAAAAGATCGTATTATTATGTTAGGTTCACAAATCGATGATAATGTAGCAAACTCTATTGTTTCTCAATTATTATTCTTACAAGCACAAGATGCTGAAAAAGATATCTATCTTTACATTAACTCACCAGGTGGTAGTGTAACTGCTGGTTTCGCAATTTATGATACAATCCAACACATCAAACCAGATGTACAAACGATTTGTATTGGTATGGCTGCGTCTATGGGTTCATTCTTACTTGCAGCTGGTGCAAAAGGCAAACGTTTTGCACTTCCAAACGCAGAAGTAATGATTCACCAACCATTAGGTGGTGCACAAGGGCAAGCTACAGAAATTGAAATTGCTGCTAACCACATTCTTAAAACGCGTGCTAAATTGAATCAAATTTTAGCAGAACGCACAGGTCAATCAATTGAAAAAATTGAAAAAGATACAGATAGAGATAATTTCTTATCTGCTGAAGAAGCAAAAGAATATGGTTTAGTTGATCAAGTGATGGTTCCTGAATCATAG
- a CDS encoding TIGR01777 family oxidoreductase, with protein MKNYLITGGTGMVGTQLVEAIVQSDAHITILTRQDRTTSHPKITYVNWSKPNWEAQVPDIDIVINLAGASLNKRWTKSYKQKIMVSRLQSTQALFELFDGREQKPSVFFNASAVGYYKPDLYRTYTELYKTLPFDFLSEVVYQWERLARQFESLGTRVVIGRFGMILSNEGGALPMMKLPYEFYVGGKIGSGRQWYSWIHIDDLTRAILHTINTEDAQGVFNFTAPIVEHQNLFGYTLARVSHRPHYTWVPSLALRIILGQMSTVILDTQKVIPNKLQAIDFKFKYPDLKIALEDLVH; from the coding sequence ATGAAAAACTATTTAATTACAGGCGGCACGGGGATGGTCGGTACACAATTAGTAGAAGCTATTGTCCAAAGTGACGCACATATTACAATTTTAACAAGACAAGACAGAACAACATCGCATCCCAAAATTACTTATGTAAATTGGTCAAAACCTAATTGGGAAGCACAAGTACCTGACATAGATATCGTTATCAATCTTGCGGGTGCGAGTTTAAATAAGCGTTGGACTAAAAGCTATAAACAAAAAATTATGGTGAGTCGTTTACAATCAACTCAAGCCTTATTTGAATTATTTGATGGTCGCGAACAAAAACCTTCAGTATTCTTCAACGCAAGTGCTGTCGGTTATTACAAACCCGATTTATATCGCACATATACTGAACTATACAAAACATTACCATTTGATTTCTTATCAGAAGTAGTCTATCAATGGGAGCGTCTTGCTCGTCAATTCGAATCATTAGGTACACGTGTAGTTATAGGTAGATTTGGTATGATTCTATCTAATGAAGGTGGTGCTTTACCAATGATGAAACTGCCATATGAATTCTATGTTGGTGGTAAGATTGGTTCAGGAAGACAGTGGTATTCTTGGATACACATTGACGATTTAACTAGAGCAATTCTCCATACTATTAACACTGAAGATGCACAAGGCGTATTTAATTTTACTGCGCCAATCGTTGAACATCAAAATTTATTTGGCTACACTCTTGCGCGTGTGTCACATCGCCCACATTATACATGGGTCCCGTCATTAGCATTACGAATTATCTTAGGTCAAATGTCTACAGTTATTCTTGATACTCAAAAGGTTATCCCTAACAAATTACAGGCAATTGACTTTAAATTTAAATATCCAGATTTAAAAATTGCTTTAGAAGATCTAGTACATTAA
- a CDS encoding DUF4887 domain-containing protein, whose product MPKHNQNNNFDDQDNKKMSGFAKIVSGVIVLLLVGGLIFAIFAFVDHSNKANERLADQKQEEKKKQKEKTKEEKEKKKKSTEESQQTQQTQQTQQTQQTQQAPQTQQTQQTQQRTRQPATAERTTEEKKTPEKTKEATTEERTTEERTTEEQTTEEKTTEEKTPEPSTEEKTREPSTEQKTSEPTTEQRTSQRSAQNSSQSNTQERSSQNNTSNRSAQTSEED is encoded by the coding sequence ATGCCAAAGCATAATCAAAATAATAACTTTGATGACCAAGATAATAAGAAAATGAGTGGTTTTGCAAAAATAGTTAGTGGAGTAATTGTATTACTGTTAGTAGGCGGACTCATATTTGCCATTTTTGCATTTGTAGATCATTCCAATAAAGCTAACGAACGTTTAGCAGATCAGAAACAAGAAGAAAAAAAGAAACAAAAAGAGAAAACAAAAGAAGAAAAAGAGAAGAAAAAGAAATCTACTGAAGAATCTCAACAGACACAACAAACGCAACAGACACAACAAACACAGCAGACGCAACAAGCTCCTCAAACGCAGCAAACACAGCAGACTCAACAAAGAACTAGACAACCTGCTACGGCTGAACGTACAACAGAAGAAAAGAAAACCCCAGAAAAAACAAAAGAAGCAACAACTGAGGAAAGAACTACGGAAGAAAGAACTACTGAAGAGCAAACAACAGAAGAAAAAACGACAGAAGAAAAAACACCAGAGCCTTCCACTGAAGAAAAAACAAGAGAACCATCAACTGAGCAAAAAACATCTGAGCCTACTACAGAGCAAAGAACAAGCCAAAGAAGCGCACAAAATAGCTCGCAAAGCAACACACAAGAGAGATCATCACAAAATAATACTTCAAATAGAAGCGCACAAACATCTGAGGAAGACTAA